A segment of the Chitinophagaceae bacterium genome:
TCTGTTGCATTCTCGGTATTCGGGAATACTTCTCTGGCTTCCTTTTCAAACTGTTCCAGGCTTTCAAATTTAGCTGAGAAATGACCGATAATGAGTTTATGAACCTTTGCCTTTAACGCTATCGTGGCAGCCTGCGTTGTAGTTGAGTGAAAACGTTCAGTTGCCTTATCACCTAATGCCGACAGGTAAGTGGTTTCATGATATACAAGATCAACCTCTTTGATAATTTCCACCAATGTTTCATCATAAATGGTATCAGCACAAAATGCATAACTCTTAGCTTTTGTGTTCTCATCTGTGAGCAGCTCATTTTTGATTGTTTCTCCATCAGGTGAAAGATAATCTTCTCCATGCTGCAGTTTTGAAAAGAAGATAGGTGGTACCCTGTATGCTCTTACCTGTTCAATATTTATTCTTCGGAGATTTCTCTTTTCCCTCACCAGGAAACCCCAGCATTCAATACGGTGTTTGGTAGGGAAACATTCAACAGTATAATGTTTTGAATCAAGCAGCAGGCCGGCTTCTTTAATTGGATGAAAAGTAAATTCAAACGGAAGAATTGTATTTGACAGGCTGAACTGCAGATCAAGTACATCTTTCAACCTTTCAGAACCATATACATGCAAAGGCTGAATACGGCCTAGTAAAGCAAAGCTGTTCAGCAAACCAATTAAACCAAAATAATGATCACCATGTAAGTGCGAAATGAAAATATGATTGATCCTGCTCCGTTTAATGCGGTAGTTCAGGATCTGGATCTGTGTCCCCTCTCCGCAATCGAACATCAGCAAATCATCTACGGTGGTAATGATCTGGGAAGTAGGGTGTCTTCCAAAGGCAGGGATGGCCGAATTATTCCCTAAAATTGTAACAGCCAGCATATGTAAAAATTATGGTTAGGTTTTGTTAGTATAAAAATAAACGAGTTTATGGAATAATCTTCTTTTAACTGTTATTCATCTTCAAACAACTCCCTTTCTATTTCTTCCATCTGTACCATATCCCATGCTTCACTTTCAGTGGGTTTACAATTCATGAGTTCGAGCAATTCATTCTTCTCAAGTTCTTCCTCTACTGCGGGCTTTAATTCGCAAATAACAAAAGAAACCTGCTGTTCGTAAAACTCCTGCTGGCAATTGAGAATTAGCTCAGCCACAGTTTCTGGAAGCACATTCACCTCCTTCAGATTAAGAATTACATTTTTTACATCCTTTTTCAGACAGGAAAGCAACAATTGGCTGATTTCTTCTGTCATATTTTCAGAAAGAGTGTCCTCGGCAGGTGTAATTACCTGAAATTTCTCCTTGGTATCAATTTTGACGTTCATATAGATTATTAACAGAGAGTGTGTAACTTATAGTAAAATCAGGTCAAATTTATTCGTTATAATTGTAAAAACCGCATATCCAATATGGATCATAATTTTTCAACACAGGTAAAAGAAATTATTTCCTTCAGCAGAGAAGAGGCATTAAGGCTCGGAAATGATTTTATAGGAACTGAACATCTCGTTTTAGGAATGATCAGGGAAGGTGAAAACACCGCTATTAAAATTTTAAAGAATCTCAATGTTGATTTATACGAATTGCGAAAGGAAATTGAACTCGCAGTGAAAGATAAAACAGGTAAGAATATTGCCAATATCAACAGCTTGCCTTTAACCAAGCAGGCAGAGAAGGTGATCCGTGTCACGGTCCTTGAAGCAAAAGCTTTAAAAAGCCCACAGGTTGAAACGGAACATCTCATGTTATCAATTCTTAAAAACAAAGAAAATATTGCTACCCAGATTTTGAACCAGTTTGAAATTGATTACGATATTTTCAGAAATGAATTAGGTAT
Coding sequences within it:
- a CDS encoding ribonuclease Z, which codes for MLAVTILGNNSAIPAFGRHPTSQIITTVDDLLMFDCGEGTQIQILNYRIKRSRINHIFISHLHGDHYFGLIGLLNSFALLGRIQPLHVYGSERLKDVLDLQFSLSNTILPFEFTFHPIKEAGLLLDSKHYTVECFPTKHRIECWGFLVREKRNLRRINIEQVRAYRVPPIFFSKLQHGEDYLSPDGETIKNELLTDENTKAKSYAFCADTIYDETLVEIIKEVDLVYHETTYLSALGDKATERFHSTTTQAATIALKAKVHKLIIGHFSAKFESLEQFEKEAREVFPNTENATEGMTYLI
- a CDS encoding STAS domain-containing protein, translated to MNVKIDTKEKFQVITPAEDTLSENMTEEISQLLLSCLKKDVKNVILNLKEVNVLPETVAELILNCQQEFYEQQVSFVICELKPAVEEELEKNELLELMNCKPTESEAWDMVQMEEIERELFEDE